A genomic stretch from Mycobacterium paraterrae includes:
- a CDS encoding SDR family oxidoreductase: MRFENKVAIVTGSGGGIGQAYAEALAREGAVVVVADINIQGAEKVADGIKGEGGRALALPVDVSDPASAKEMADRTLAEFGGIDYLVNNAAIFGGMKLDFLLTVDPDYYKKFMSVNLDGALWCTRAVYKKMAKRGGGAIVNQSSTAAWLYSNFYGLAKVGVNGLTQQLATELGGQNIRINAIAPGPIDTEANRSTTPQEMVADIVKGIPLSRMGQPEDLVGMCLFLLSDEASWITGQIFNVDGGQIFRS; encoded by the coding sequence ATGCGGTTTGAGAACAAAGTCGCCATCGTCACCGGATCAGGTGGCGGCATCGGCCAGGCCTACGCCGAGGCACTGGCCCGCGAGGGTGCCGTCGTCGTGGTCGCCGACATCAACATCCAAGGGGCCGAGAAGGTCGCCGACGGAATCAAGGGTGAGGGCGGCAGGGCGCTGGCGCTGCCCGTCGACGTGTCCGATCCGGCCTCGGCCAAAGAGATGGCCGACCGCACACTGGCCGAGTTCGGCGGCATCGACTACCTAGTGAACAACGCCGCGATCTTCGGTGGCATGAAACTCGACTTCCTGCTGACCGTCGACCCCGACTACTACAAGAAGTTCATGAGCGTGAACCTCGATGGCGCGCTGTGGTGCACCCGAGCGGTCTACAAGAAGATGGCCAAGCGTGGCGGCGGTGCAATCGTCAACCAATCCTCCACTGCGGCATGGCTGTACTCGAACTTCTACGGCCTGGCCAAGGTCGGCGTCAACGGCCTCACCCAACAGCTCGCAACAGAACTCGGCGGCCAGAACATCCGGATCAACGCGATCGCGCCAGGACCGATCGATACCGAAGCCAACCGGAGCACGACTCCGCAGGAGATGGTCGCTGACATCGTGAAGGGAATTCCGTTGTCGCGCATGGGGCAACCCGAAGATCTCGTCGGGATGTGCCTGTTCTTGCTGTCAGACGAGGCTTCGTGGATCACCGGGCAGATCTTCAACGTCGACGGCGGACAGATTTTCCGCTCATGA
- a CDS encoding NAD(P)-dependent oxidoreductase, which yields MSDEVKLGYIGLGNMGAPMATRMAEWPGGVTVYDIRAEAMTPLAEKGARLADSVADVAKAEIIHITVLDDAQVREVVGELSPHAKPGTVIAIHSTIKDTTAAELATELRSQDIHIVDAPVSGGAPAAARGELATMVGADREVYERIKPAFKHWAAMVVHAGEPGAGTRMKLARNMLTFTGFAAVGEAWKLADAAGLNLQDLGNVVRYTDKLTGGPGSIMYRDDAKDLAPEHFLHDPFMHTRGLGEKDLGLALALAESVGVDLPLARLALDRLAAGLGVPHTEKEA from the coding sequence ATGAGTGACGAGGTGAAACTGGGCTACATCGGTCTGGGCAACATGGGTGCACCGATGGCCACCAGGATGGCCGAATGGCCAGGCGGTGTAACGGTTTACGATATCCGCGCCGAGGCGATGACGCCGCTGGCCGAAAAGGGCGCGCGCTTGGCCGACAGTGTGGCCGACGTCGCGAAAGCCGAAATCATCCACATCACCGTGCTGGACGACGCGCAGGTGCGCGAGGTCGTCGGCGAACTATCTCCCCACGCCAAGCCGGGTACCGTGATAGCAATCCACTCGACCATCAAAGACACGACGGCGGCCGAACTGGCCACCGAGTTGAGGTCTCAGGACATCCACATCGTCGACGCGCCGGTCAGCGGTGGCGCGCCCGCGGCTGCCCGGGGCGAACTTGCCACCATGGTCGGCGCGGACCGCGAAGTCTACGAGCGGATCAAACCGGCCTTCAAGCACTGGGCGGCGATGGTCGTGCACGCCGGCGAGCCGGGTGCGGGCACCCGAATGAAGTTGGCTCGCAACATGTTGACGTTCACCGGGTTCGCGGCGGTCGGCGAGGCCTGGAAGCTGGCCGACGCTGCCGGATTGAACCTGCAGGATCTCGGCAACGTGGTGCGATACACCGACAAGCTGACGGGCGGCCCGGGCTCGATCATGTACCGCGACGATGCCAAGGATCTCGCGCCGGAACACTTCCTCCACGATCCGTTCATGCATACCCGAGGCCTCGGCGAAAAGGATCTGGGTTTGGCCCTGGCGTTGGCCGAGTCGGTTGGCGTCGACCTGCCATTGGCCAGGCTTGCGCTCGATCGTTTGGCCGCCGGACTCGGGGTGCCGCACACAGAGAAAGAGGCGTGA